The following proteins are co-located in the Candidatus Accumulibacter cognatus genome:
- a CDS encoding helix-turn-helix transcriptional regulator, with product MLDMTEKLDGFAQRLKELRKQKNLSQTDLGQLAGLHYTHIGRFERGTSRPSGDTLKRLADALGVTSDYLLDGAADEAAKARFEDRELLKQFQEVEQLPDDDKNVIKKLLDAFLTKKHLQALAR from the coding sequence ATGCTGGATATGACCGAGAAACTGGACGGCTTCGCGCAGCGGCTCAAGGAGCTGCGCAAGCAGAAGAACCTGTCGCAGACCGACCTGGGCCAACTGGCCGGGCTGCATTACACCCACATCGGCCGCTTCGAGCGCGGCACCTCGCGCCCGTCGGGCGATACCTTGAAACGCTTGGCCGACGCCCTGGGTGTGACCAGCGACTATCTGCTCGATGGCGCCGCCGACGAAGCGGCCAAGGCGCGCTTCGAGGATCGGGAATTGCTCAAGCAGTTCCAGGAGGTGGAGCAACTGCCCGACGACGACAAGAATGTGATCAAGAAGCTGCTCGATGCCTTCCTGACCAAGAAACACTTGCAGGCGCTGGCGCGCTGA